In a single window of the Flavivirga spongiicola genome:
- a CDS encoding sulfatase family protein, with translation MNLKKSYKLSIIGLNRFYLVGICLLFISPIACVGKHTKESKVVDIAKQPNILFILTDDHASKAISAYGGGLNETPNIDRLANEGIRFDRCFVNNSICGPSRAAILTGKFSHINGLTDNGIKFDNTQVTFPKLLQQAGYSTAVVGKWHLGSQPSGFDYWNVLPGQGDYYNPEFIEMGDTTVVKGYVTDVITDISLKWLKKRDANKPFCLLYHHKAPHRNWMPAPRHLNLYDSINFPVPESLFDDYKNRGTAARTQEMEIDRHMYPIWDFKLATLAEMDAYIASNRYKNKNDNGLDSKSKNMLEANDKSADLAKFLRVYEKMTVEQRKAWHKAYDPKTKAYREANLNEKERLEWKYQRYVKDYLRSVAAVDENIGKMIKHLEETGELDNTIIVYTSDQGFYLGEHGWFDKRFMYEQSYGTPLIIRYPKKIKKETVSKALAMNIDLSPTLLDLAGIEIPEDIQGASLTPILENNGTVNSNWRKATYYHYYEYPSWHSVKRHYGIRTERYKLIHFYNDVDEWELYDLENDSQELDNIYHQPENKALIDALKDQLKELQIEYKDLDPTEQKIKFFQK, from the coding sequence ATGAACTTAAAAAAGAGTTACAAATTGAGTATTATAGGATTAAACAGATTTTATCTTGTGGGGATATGTCTACTATTTATATCTCCTATCGCATGTGTTGGTAAACACACGAAAGAATCTAAAGTAGTTGATATTGCAAAACAACCCAATATACTGTTTATACTAACAGATGATCATGCTTCTAAGGCCATTAGCGCTTATGGTGGTGGATTAAATGAAACCCCAAATATAGATCGATTAGCAAATGAAGGTATCCGTTTTGATAGATGTTTTGTCAATAATTCTATTTGTGGTCCAAGTAGAGCAGCCATACTTACTGGCAAATTTAGTCATATCAATGGATTAACAGATAATGGGATAAAATTTGATAATACTCAGGTAACTTTTCCAAAACTTTTACAACAAGCCGGATATTCAACAGCCGTTGTTGGTAAATGGCATTTGGGATCTCAACCTTCTGGTTTTGACTATTGGAATGTCCTGCCTGGGCAAGGTGATTATTATAATCCTGAGTTTATTGAAATGGGGGACACAACTGTTGTAAAAGGCTATGTAACAGATGTCATTACAGATATATCTCTTAAATGGTTAAAGAAAAGAGATGCCAATAAACCATTCTGCCTACTCTATCATCACAAAGCACCTCACAGAAATTGGATGCCAGCTCCCAGACATTTAAATCTTTATGACTCTATAAATTTCCCTGTTCCAGAATCTTTATTCGACGATTATAAAAATAGAGGTACAGCAGCTAGGACACAAGAAATGGAAATTGATAGACACATGTATCCTATTTGGGATTTTAAACTAGCTACACTTGCGGAAATGGATGCATATATTGCATCCAACAGATATAAAAACAAAAACGATAACGGTCTGGATTCCAAAAGCAAAAACATGCTGGAAGCTAATGATAAAAGTGCAGATTTGGCCAAGTTTTTAAGAGTTTACGAAAAAATGACCGTGGAACAGAGGAAAGCGTGGCATAAAGCATACGACCCAAAAACAAAAGCCTATAGAGAAGCTAATTTGAATGAAAAAGAAAGGCTTGAATGGAAATATCAACGTTATGTTAAAGATTATCTACGCTCTGTAGCCGCAGTAGATGAAAACATAGGAAAAATGATTAAACATCTTGAAGAAACAGGTGAATTAGACAATACTATTATTGTATACACATCCGATCAAGGGTTTTATTTGGGCGAACATGGATGGTTTGACAAACGATTTATGTACGAACAAAGTTATGGTACCCCATTAATTATCAGGTATCCCAAAAAGATAAAAAAAGAAACTGTTAGTAAAGCGCTTGCCATGAATATTGATTTGTCCCCTACTCTACTGGATTTAGCAGGCATTGAAATCCCTGAAGATATTCAAGGAGCATCTCTGACACCTATTTTAGAAAACAATGGAACCGTAAATAGCAATTGGAGAAAAGCGACTTATTATCATTATTATGAATATCCATCATGGCATTCTGTAAAAAGACATTACGGTATTAGAACAGAACGGTATAAACTCATCCATTTTTATAATGATGTTGATGAATGGGAATTATATGATTTGGAAAATGATTCTCAAGAACTCGATAATATTTACCATCAACCAGAAAATAAGGCTTTAATAGATGCTCTCAAAGATCAGTTAAAAGAACTTCAAATAGAATATAAAGATTTAGATCCCACAGAGCAGAAAATAAAGTTTTTTCAAAAATGA
- a CDS encoding tetratricopeptide repeat protein yields MKNISPKTIGLLLTYMIIILSCKDKLKSEYINQKDTVFISANVIPDEHFLGDVACKKCHEDQFKSWEGSHHDKAMQTISDSTVLANFNTTFKSQGVLSKFFKKDGDYYVNTEGPDGKNHDYKIEYTFGITPLQQYIVKFPDGHYQCLRTAWDSEKNKWFDLYPDFKVVHSEWLHWSRGGLNWNNMCSDCHSTNVRENYNETTHSYDTKFAIINVNCEACHGPGKNHVADVSRLGDAYKNSGKMKMTLDTSPKELVDQCARCHMRREQISGNYNFEGTMLDHYYPQLITEGIYHPDGQILDEDYVYGSFVQSKMYHNDVTCTNCHDAHSLELKFKGNNLCAQCHVPEDYDTPKHHFHSQNSEGSQCINCHMTGKYYMGNDFRRDHSFRIPRPDLSLKYNVPNACTQCHQDKSDDWAWENFKIQYGVPDYTHFSELLAPGLTGAENGMTALQTLAKDTIYPEIARASAVRAMSNYLTSESIDALLSFLNDESSLVKGASIDVLSEINTTDYVNYFLPLLKDSKRSVRVKAFFAISALDALQIPAEYKGVYHSVKSEFEAYLNINADFVGGRIKRANHFLKKGDLQKAIQGYESALAIDNINNNVRINLANLYYTNQQYTEAENAFKMIIEQEPEYGPTYYSYALLLAELNRTEDAIENIKKAIRYMPQNIRCYYNLSLLYDKMNNFKEAEKALVNGLKIDHRNESLLYTLAYLYSKNKDIEKAKNIASRLLEINPQNTQYINFYKQLGNTDL; encoded by the coding sequence ATGAAAAACATCAGTCCTAAAACAATTGGTCTGTTATTGACTTATATGATAATTATCCTTTCATGTAAGGATAAGCTAAAGTCTGAGTATATCAACCAAAAGGATACTGTTTTTATATCTGCCAATGTCATCCCAGATGAACATTTTTTAGGAGATGTTGCGTGTAAAAAATGTCATGAGGATCAGTTTAAATCATGGGAAGGGTCTCACCATGATAAAGCGATGCAAACCATTTCTGATTCTACAGTTCTAGCTAATTTTAATACCACATTTAAAAGTCAGGGCGTCCTATCGAAATTCTTTAAAAAAGATGGGGATTACTATGTTAATACAGAAGGGCCTGATGGGAAAAATCACGATTATAAAATTGAATATACCTTTGGAATAACACCGCTACAACAGTACATTGTTAAATTTCCCGATGGACATTACCAGTGTTTAAGAACTGCTTGGGATTCTGAAAAAAATAAATGGTTCGACTTATACCCGGACTTTAAAGTGGTACATTCTGAATGGCTGCATTGGTCTCGAGGCGGATTAAATTGGAATAATATGTGTTCCGATTGCCATTCGACTAATGTCAGAGAGAATTATAACGAAACAACACATAGCTACGATACTAAGTTTGCAATAATCAATGTGAATTGTGAAGCCTGTCATGGACCAGGAAAGAATCATGTAGCTGATGTTAGTAGGCTAGGAGATGCTTACAAAAATTCTGGGAAAATGAAAATGACTTTGGATACTAGTCCAAAGGAATTGGTTGATCAATGTGCTAGATGTCATATGAGAAGAGAGCAGATTTCTGGGAATTACAACTTCGAAGGGACTATGCTCGATCACTATTATCCGCAATTAATCACCGAAGGAATCTATCATCCTGACGGTCAAATCTTGGATGAGGATTATGTTTATGGATCATTCGTGCAAAGTAAGATGTATCACAATGATGTCACCTGTACAAATTGTCATGATGCACATTCGCTTGAACTTAAATTTAAAGGTAATAATTTGTGCGCTCAATGTCACGTTCCAGAGGATTATGATACACCAAAGCACCACTTTCATAGTCAAAATTCGGAAGGGTCACAATGTATTAATTGCCATATGACAGGGAAGTACTATATGGGTAATGATTTTAGACGCGATCATAGTTTTAGAATTCCACGACCAGATTTAAGCCTTAAATATAATGTACCAAATGCATGTACTCAATGTCATCAAGATAAAAGTGACGATTGGGCTTGGGAAAATTTTAAAATCCAATATGGTGTGCCCGACTATACCCATTTTTCAGAGTTATTAGCTCCGGGTCTCACTGGAGCAGAGAATGGAATGACCGCTTTACAAACGTTGGCCAAAGACACTATTTATCCTGAAATAGCAAGAGCTTCAGCGGTAAGAGCTATGAGTAATTATTTAACTTCAGAGTCTATTGATGCCCTTCTAAGTTTTTTAAATGATGAGTCTTCATTAGTTAAAGGTGCTTCCATTGATGTATTGAGTGAAATCAACACGACCGATTATGTGAATTACTTTTTACCTTTATTAAAGGACAGTAAACGATCGGTTAGAGTGAAGGCTTTTTTCGCTATAAGTGCGTTGGATGCACTTCAAATCCCTGCTGAATATAAAGGTGTTTATCATAGTGTTAAAAGTGAATTTGAAGCCTATTTGAATATCAACGCTGATTTTGTTGGAGGACGTATAAAACGGGCCAATCATTTTCTTAAAAAGGGTGATTTACAAAAAGCTATTCAAGGTTATGAAAGTGCTTTAGCTATAGATAACATCAATAATAATGTAAGAATCAATTTAGCGAACCTTTATTACACGAATCAACAGTATACAGAAGCCGAAAATGCTTTTAAAATGATTATTGAACAAGAGCCGGAATACGGTCCGACCTATTATTCTTATGCTTTATTGCTGGCAGAATTAAATAGAACTGAGGACGCTATTGAGAACATTAAAAAAGCTATACGATATATGCCCCAAAACATTAGATGTTACTATAATTTAAGTTTGTTATATGACAAAATGAATAATTTTAAAGAGGCAGAAAAAGCATTGGTTAATGGTTTAAAAATAGATCATCGAAATGAAAGTTTGTTATACACGCTAGCATATTTATATTCAAAGAATAAAGATATAGAGAAGGCGAAAAATATCGCTTCAAGATTATTAGAAATTAACCCTCAAAATACCCAATATATTAATTTTTATAAGCAATTAGGCAATACTGATTTATGA
- a CDS encoding sugar porter family MFS transporter, producing MNKKTFLLLITAVSALGGLLFGYDTGVINGAQFYLSKHFDLDSAMKGWVVGSALLGCLIGAIAAGPLSIKFGRKHSLIVSAVLFSVSAYGSGLPSIFPESVSLLVVFRIIGGLGIGIASMNAPMYIAEIAPSNIRGKMVTYYQLAIVIGFFVVFLATYFIGNSLSETQNIAFGWKRMFWSELIPSCLFLILLFFVPKSPRWLTLKGKDDDALIILTKIHGAYQANKEIIEIKDSLKVDDKHIKVNYFSKIILGIIAIGTTLSVLQQFTGINAVLYYGADIFEKALGFGKEDILAQQILLAFVNLIFTFVAMFTVDKFGRKPLIYIGSIGMIVGFLLLGITLQQQSVGILSLLGVLIFIASFALSMGPVVWVLLSEMFPNKIRSVAMSVAVAAQWAANYVVSQSFPIVMDSDTNNSAIWNGSLPYFIFIAFIMIIMVVTYKYIPETKGKSLEEIEGFWQE from the coding sequence ATGAATAAAAAAACTTTTCTATTACTAATAACAGCAGTATCTGCATTAGGTGGATTACTATTTGGCTATGACACAGGTGTTATTAATGGCGCTCAATTTTATTTAAGTAAACATTTCGATTTAGATTCAGCAATGAAAGGTTGGGTTGTAGGAAGTGCACTTCTGGGTTGTTTGATTGGTGCTATTGCCGCTGGTCCACTAAGTATAAAATTTGGCCGGAAACATTCTTTAATAGTTTCTGCTGTATTATTTTCAGTTTCAGCCTATGGTTCTGGTTTACCATCCATTTTTCCTGAGTCGGTTTCTTTACTCGTCGTTTTTAGAATCATTGGAGGTCTTGGTATTGGTATTGCCTCTATGAATGCTCCTATGTACATTGCTGAAATTGCACCGAGTAACATACGAGGAAAAATGGTTACCTATTACCAATTGGCAATAGTTATTGGTTTTTTTGTAGTGTTTTTGGCAACTTATTTTATTGGAAATAGTTTATCAGAAACACAAAATATTGCGTTTGGATGGAAGCGTATGTTTTGGTCAGAATTAATTCCCAGCTGTTTATTTTTAATACTGTTATTCTTTGTACCTAAAAGTCCACGATGGTTAACTCTTAAAGGAAAAGATGACGATGCTTTAATAATTTTAACTAAGATACATGGTGCATATCAAGCAAATAAAGAAATTATAGAAATAAAAGACTCTCTTAAAGTAGATGATAAGCATATTAAGGTAAATTATTTTTCAAAAATAATACTAGGAATCATTGCTATAGGTACCACATTATCTGTATTGCAACAGTTTACTGGAATAAATGCCGTATTGTACTATGGTGCAGATATTTTTGAAAAAGCACTAGGTTTTGGTAAAGAAGACATTTTAGCACAACAAATACTTCTAGCTTTTGTTAATCTGATATTCACTTTTGTGGCGATGTTTACTGTAGATAAATTTGGTAGAAAACCATTAATATATATTGGATCTATAGGTATGATCGTTGGTTTCTTATTATTAGGAATCACGTTGCAACAACAATCTGTAGGTATTCTATCGTTGCTTGGTGTGTTAATTTTTATAGCTTCATTCGCGCTTTCTATGGGGCCTGTTGTTTGGGTTTTACTTTCAGAAATGTTTCCAAATAAAATACGTAGTGTAGCCATGTCTGTTGCAGTGGCAGCACAATGGGCAGCAAACTATGTGGTTTCACAGTCTTTTCCAATAGTTATGGATAGTGACACAAATAATAGCGCCATCTGGAATGGTTCTTTACCATATTTTATATTTATCGCATTTATTATGATTATTATGGTTGTAACTTACAAATACATTCCCGAAACAAAAGGAAAATCCCTTGAAGAAATTGAAGGATTCTGGCAAGAATAA
- a CDS encoding endonuclease/exonuclease/phosphatase family protein, with protein MKKMSFLMILFCYFGVLFAQEETKIMTYNIKLDHPKEGKNSWDNRKSFMMKQINFYEPDVFGVQEALPNQMTYMDSTLIDYNYVGVGRDDGKNAGEYSAIFYKKETFRIVKGATFWLSETPEKVSMGWDAVCNRVCTYSLLENKKTHTRFWVFNTHFDHVGKLARTESPKLILQKINELNTENWPVILMGDFNLEPKTEQIQFIKKHLKDSKEASKTTSFGPSGTFNGFHFNEPVTRRIDYIFVSDNSIRVNKYAVLSDSKDCKYPSDHLPVYIEIQLIKTN; from the coding sequence ATGAAAAAAATGAGTTTTTTAATGATTCTATTTTGCTACTTCGGAGTGCTTTTTGCCCAAGAAGAAACCAAAATAATGACCTACAATATTAAGTTAGATCACCCCAAAGAAGGTAAAAACAGCTGGGACAACCGCAAAAGTTTTATGATGAAGCAAATTAATTTTTATGAACCGGATGTTTTTGGCGTACAAGAAGCTTTACCAAATCAGATGACATATATGGACAGCACACTCATAGATTATAATTATGTGGGCGTAGGTCGTGATGATGGTAAAAATGCCGGCGAGTATTCAGCCATTTTTTATAAAAAAGAAACATTTAGGATAGTAAAAGGCGCTACGTTTTGGTTGTCTGAAACTCCAGAAAAGGTATCTATGGGTTGGGATGCTGTTTGCAACCGTGTTTGTACATACTCGCTTTTAGAAAATAAAAAGACGCATACCCGTTTTTGGGTATTCAATACTCATTTTGATCATGTTGGGAAGTTAGCGCGTACTGAAAGCCCTAAACTCATTCTTCAAAAAATAAACGAATTGAACACTGAAAATTGGCCTGTAATATTAATGGGCGATTTTAATTTGGAGCCCAAAACGGAACAAATACAATTTATCAAGAAACACTTAAAGGATTCAAAAGAAGCTTCAAAAACGACTTCTTTTGGGCCGTCTGGAACTTTTAATGGTTTTCATTTCAATGAACCTGTAACAAGACGCATTGATTACATTTTTGTAAGTGATAATAGCATCAGGGTAAACAAATATGCAGTATTAAGTGATTCTAAAGATTGTAAATATCCTTCAGATCATTTACCTGTTTATATAGAAATACAGCTAATAAAAACTAACTAA
- a CDS encoding glycoside hydrolase family 97 protein: MYKFISLFITICVFFSCSEKVIETTVVSPDEQIKVSFFLSKKNEPSYRVNFKNKTIIDSSKMGFELKEALPLNSNFKIVNVQESTTDETWDMVWGEDAQVRNHYNELKIELEETSELKRQLNIIFKVYNDGIGFRYEFPKQDHLNNAVITDENTEFNLTEDHKVWWIPGDWDIYEYLYNTTKFSEIDALKYYEPGTHLGQTYVPENAVNTPVTMKTNSGVYLSFHEADLTNYAGMTLAVNTADLKMKSELVGNNENIKVKRQTPFKTPWRTIQISDRAGGLIESKLIVNLNDPNTIGDMPYFKPTKYVGIWWDMHIGTGNWDYSGKYHAANTKYAKEMIDFASEHNIHGMLVEGWNIGWEKWWDKKNKKVPFDFVTPYPDYNLEAIVNYGKSKGVELIMHHETSADITRYETQLDTAFALMKKLDIHSVKTGYVGSIIPKGEYHHGQYMVNHYQKVLEKGVETHVAINAHEPIKATGKRRTYPVAISREGVRGQEYNAWSKDGGNPPEHLTIVPFTRMLGGPIDYTPGIFNTSLSPYKTDNQINTTLAHQLALYVILYSPVQMVPDLIVHYKNHSAFQFIKDVGVDWNASKVLNAEIGDFITVARQEKGTKNWFVGCITDENARVIKVGLNFLDEDQVYVAKLYKDTQDSHYMNNPEVYDISEQEVSNKTVLELKLAPGGGCAISLIPKE; the protein is encoded by the coding sequence ATGTACAAATTTATAAGTCTATTTATAACAATATGTGTATTCTTTTCCTGTTCTGAAAAAGTAATTGAAACTACAGTAGTCTCTCCAGATGAACAAATAAAAGTTTCCTTCTTTCTTTCTAAAAAAAACGAGCCATCATATAGAGTCAACTTTAAAAATAAAACTATTATTGATTCGTCTAAAATGGGATTTGAATTAAAAGAGGCCTTACCATTAAATTCAAATTTTAAAATAGTAAATGTTCAGGAATCAACAACTGATGAAACTTGGGATATGGTTTGGGGTGAAGATGCACAAGTACGTAATCATTATAACGAACTTAAAATTGAGCTAGAAGAAACCTCAGAACTTAAAAGGCAGTTAAATATCATCTTTAAGGTGTATAACGATGGAATAGGCTTTAGATACGAATTTCCAAAACAAGACCATTTAAATAACGCCGTTATTACGGATGAAAATACCGAGTTTAATCTCACGGAAGACCATAAAGTATGGTGGATTCCCGGAGATTGGGATATTTACGAGTATTTATACAATACCACCAAGTTTTCAGAAATAGATGCTTTAAAATATTACGAACCTGGAACACATTTAGGGCAGACTTATGTTCCCGAAAATGCTGTAAATACGCCCGTAACAATGAAAACAAATTCTGGGGTTTATTTAAGTTTTCACGAAGCAGATTTAACCAATTATGCAGGTATGACTTTAGCAGTTAATACGGCAGACTTAAAAATGAAAAGCGAATTGGTTGGCAATAATGAAAATATAAAAGTCAAGCGTCAAACACCTTTTAAAACACCTTGGCGCACCATTCAAATTTCAGATAGAGCTGGCGGTTTAATAGAGTCTAAACTCATTGTAAATCTTAACGATCCAAATACGATCGGTGATATGCCATATTTTAAACCCACAAAGTATGTTGGTATTTGGTGGGATATGCATATTGGTACAGGAAATTGGGATTACTCCGGTAAATATCATGCTGCCAACACCAAATATGCCAAAGAAATGATTGATTTTGCATCAGAACATAATATACATGGTATGTTGGTAGAAGGCTGGAATATTGGTTGGGAAAAATGGTGGGATAAAAAGAATAAAAAAGTACCTTTCGATTTTGTAACACCTTATCCGGATTATAATTTGGAAGCTATCGTAAACTACGGAAAATCTAAAGGTGTTGAGTTGATCATGCATCATGAAACCTCAGCAGATATTACGCGTTACGAAACTCAATTAGATACCGCTTTTGCATTAATGAAAAAACTTGATATCCATTCGGTTAAAACAGGTTACGTAGGTAGCATTATTCCTAAAGGCGAATATCATCACGGGCAGTATATGGTAAATCATTATCAAAAAGTTTTAGAAAAAGGCGTAGAAACCCATGTAGCAATAAACGCTCACGAACCTATTAAAGCGACAGGAAAAAGACGCACTTATCCAGTTGCTATTTCTCGTGAAGGCGTTCGCGGTCAAGAATATAATGCTTGGTCTAAAGATGGAGGCAATCCACCAGAGCATTTAACTATTGTGCCTTTTACAAGAATGTTGGGGGGCCCCATAGATTATACACCAGGGATTTTTAACACCTCCTTGAGCCCTTATAAAACAGATAATCAAATTAATACAACATTAGCCCATCAGTTGGCTTTGTACGTTATTTTATACAGCCCAGTACAAATGGTTCCGGATTTAATAGTACACTACAAAAACCACTCGGCTTTTCAATTTATCAAAGATGTTGGTGTGGATTGGAACGCTTCTAAAGTTTTGAATGCCGAAATAGGTGATTTTATTACTGTTGCGCGACAAGAAAAAGGAACAAAAAACTGGTTTGTTGGATGTATTACAGATGAAAATGCCAGAGTAATCAAAGTAGGTCTGAATTTTTTAGATGAAGACCAAGTATACGTTGCTAAGCTATACAAAGACACTCAGGATTCACACTATATGAACAACCCTGAAGTTTATGACATTTCAGAACAGGAAGTAAGCAATAAAACAGTTTTAGAACTTAAACTAGCTCCTGGAGGAGGATGCGCCATATCATTAATACCTAAAGAATAA
- a CDS encoding sulfatase family protein: protein MKKLLVFILIASIFHSCKHEKKETIVDAPKKRPNIIFIMADDHATQAISAYAHPISQLAPTPNIDRIATEGTIFRNNFCTNSICGPSRAVILTGKHSHINGFRMNGNRFDGSQQTYPKLLQKAGYKTAMFGKWHLHGHPEGFDYWKILQDQGNYYNPDFISLNQQTKKIDTTRVIGYATDIVTEDAIQYLEEIKGSDQPFMLMVQHKAPHRNWMPALRHLNLYDTIQFPIPDTYFTNHEGSSASKEQYQTIYRDMYEGHDLKMAKKKGNPELAHNPWKTDFDRMTPEQRTTWNEAYQPKNDAFHDANLSGKDLDLWKLQRYLQDYLATIKAVDEGVGKILDYLEANHLAKNTMVVYTTDQGFYLGEKGWFDKRFMYEESLAMPMLIKYPGVIKPESEITALTQNLDFAETFLDFAQVEIPKDMQGKSLKPLLVNTIEDDDFRDAIYYHYYDFPAFHMVKKMYGVRTKRYKLIHVYDDIDEWELYDLKKDPNEIHNLINDVDYNNIEQNLRVKLKTLQTQYHVTNKEFERANPEQIKKSYKGFERLRGQPMEAYEH, encoded by the coding sequence ATGAAAAAACTACTAGTCTTCATTTTAATTGCAAGTATATTTCATTCCTGTAAGCATGAAAAAAAAGAAACTATTGTTGATGCACCTAAAAAAAGACCCAACATTATTTTCATCATGGCAGATGACCATGCAACACAAGCCATTAGTGCATATGCACATCCAATTAGTCAGTTGGCACCGACACCAAACATTGATAGAATAGCTACAGAAGGTACTATTTTTAGAAATAATTTTTGCACAAACTCTATCTGTGGCCCCAGTCGTGCGGTTATTTTAACAGGAAAACATAGCCACATTAATGGCTTTAGAATGAACGGAAATCGTTTTGATGGCAGCCAACAAACCTACCCAAAACTTTTACAAAAAGCGGGATATAAAACGGCGATGTTTGGGAAATGGCATTTGCATGGTCATCCGGAAGGTTTCGATTATTGGAAGATACTTCAAGATCAGGGTAATTATTACAATCCGGATTTTATATCGTTAAACCAACAAACAAAAAAAATAGATACCACTAGAGTTATTGGTTATGCAACAGATATTGTAACCGAAGACGCCATACAGTATTTAGAGGAAATCAAAGGTAGTGACCAACCATTTATGCTTATGGTGCAACACAAAGCACCTCATAGAAACTGGATGCCTGCTTTACGGCATTTAAATTTATATGACACCATTCAGTTTCCAATACCAGATACCTATTTTACAAATCATGAAGGTTCTTCTGCATCAAAAGAACAATATCAAACTATTTACAGAGATATGTATGAAGGCCATGATTTAAAGATGGCCAAGAAAAAAGGAAATCCAGAATTAGCACACAATCCCTGGAAAACAGATTTTGATCGTATGACACCAGAGCAACGAACAACTTGGAATGAAGCCTATCAGCCTAAAAATGATGCATTTCATGATGCTAATCTATCTGGAAAGGATTTGGATTTATGGAAATTGCAACGCTATTTACAAGATTATTTGGCAACCATAAAGGCTGTTGATGAAGGTGTTGGTAAAATTCTGGATTATTTGGAAGCTAATCATTTGGCAAAAAACACCATGGTAGTTTACACCACAGACCAAGGATTTTATCTGGGCGAAAAAGGGTGGTTTGATAAACGTTTTATGTACGAAGAATCCTTAGCAATGCCTATGTTGATAAAATACCCCGGCGTTATAAAACCAGAGTCTGAGATTACGGCCTTAACACAAAATCTTGATTTTGCAGAAACTTTTCTTGATTTTGCTCAAGTAGAAATTCCAAAAGATATGCAAGGAAAATCTTTAAAGCCTTTGCTCGTAAACACTATTGAAGATGATGATTTTAGAGATGCCATATATTATCATTATTATGACTTTCCTGCGTTTCACATGGTTAAAAAAATGTATGGCGTAAGAACTAAGCGTTATAAGTTAATTCATGTATATGATGATATCGACGAATGGGAGTTGTATGATTTAAAAAAGGATCCCAATGAGATTCATAATTTGATAAATGATGTTGATTATAATAATATTGAACAAAACCTTAGAGTAAAATTAAAAACGTTACAAACTCAATATCATGTAACAAACAAAGAATTTGAGCGTGCTAATCCTGAACAAATAAAAAAAAGCTATAAAGGTTTTGAACGCTTAAGAGGTCAACCGATGGAAGCTTATGAACATTAA
- a CDS encoding alpha/beta hydrolase — MTHKLLMIFFCISSYVVSQNKTTYTYAIKGSDTLKLDVYSPKEIKANDSLPVLLWMHGGGFAGGTRDHPQEQKLVEYVTTKGYIGISISYRLLLKNSKTGSGCDCPKAFKLEIFKQAAIDYLDATKFIIDNKSMLQINPEKIIAGGSSAGAESILNAVYMKAYFVDDLKRFKDVKYAGVISLAGALVNAEYISKSNALPTVLFHGTDDPLVPFASAPHHYCSAEKPGYLLLDGSETIVKKFDDLGTPYYFNKVIGGKHELCAIPFDQLDTIMQFFEKTVFNSEIIQTKKIITKN; from the coding sequence ATGACGCATAAACTTTTAATGATCTTCTTTTGCATAAGTTCTTATGTGGTTTCGCAAAACAAAACAACATACACTTATGCCATAAAAGGCTCTGATACTTTAAAACTGGATGTATATAGTCCAAAAGAAATAAAAGCCAATGACAGCTTACCTGTTTTACTTTGGATGCACGGAGGAGGGTTTGCTGGCGGCACAAGAGATCATCCACAAGAGCAAAAACTAGTAGAATATGTTACCACCAAAGGCTATATTGGTATATCAATCTCTTACAGGCTGTTACTAAAAAACTCAAAAACAGGTTCGGGTTGTGATTGTCCAAAAGCTTTCAAGCTGGAAATATTTAAACAAGCCGCCATTGACTATTTAGATGCTACCAAATTTATAATTGATAATAAATCAATGTTACAAATAAACCCAGAGAAAATCATTGCTGGCGGTAGTAGTGCTGGTGCCGAGAGTATTTTAAATGCTGTTTATATGAAAGCGTATTTTGTAGATGATTTAAAAAGATTTAAAGATGTAAAGTATGCCGGTGTTATCTCTTTGGCAGGTGCTTTAGTGAATGCAGAATATATTTCTAAAAGTAATGCCTTACCAACGGTTTTGTTTCATGGAACAGATGATCCTTTAGTTCCATTTGCAAGCGCACCTCATCATTATTGCTCAGCTGAAAAACCAGGGTATTTATTACTGGATGGTTCTGAAACCATTGTTAAAAAATTTGATGATTTAGGAACCCCTTACTATTTCAATAAAGTTATTGGTGGAAAGCATGAATTATGTGCCATTCCTTTTGACCAATTAGATACGATCATGCAGTTTTTTGAAAAAACAGTATTTAATTCTGAAATCATTCAAACAAAAAAAATAATAACAAAGAATTAA